A single Gadus macrocephalus chromosome 22, ASM3116895v1 DNA region contains:
- the jarid2b gene encoding protein Jumonji, producing LLFLQASRVNGLTRGSTAGAKKGRDFRLPARTVKKYTATVSKGRVTYTKAKQRDLGEKTKRLSSSKHSNGSGAAAHNHSHNQHSQPAAGPPPAHSGRAAPVAVAAAAASTAPAHHSNAKTRKQVLMSNGGLLHKVAAGTRLNGRLNGQRHNYQAQAQAQADSQGREGREGREGLRHSKRRLESSGGSGGGSEAKRSGAVAATTATTAAVAEAKKAKLQAPPLETRSNSSTGRKAGLQEKAAAPLAPVTNGHAPEPTAATAPSAPVALPSTPPPRQSPPPSSPAASTEPINTRPKRASAGKLMLIRQAQQQQQSRSHARSASSSSSSSSSSSSSSSSSSSSSSSPAPGHNPGRAGTTSDPQHPAAAASPSLSTSSPSSSRTGLHAGPPGPGDREREWEREKELSRQQEGEPDRERRRSRPEGWPSLSAAPVLRPGSQEFQDPLVYLAAVRERAEGAGLCRVVPPPDWRPECKLSEEMRFVTQVQRVHKLGRRWGPNVQRLACIRKHLKAQGIRMDETPVIGGCEVDLARFFQLINDMGGMQQVMDLKKWNKLADLLRIPRSAQDRLAKLQEAYLQYLLSYDSLGAPERLRLHAQVLREKRKLEARRGPLEAHADPLLAGPGGGLVLLPRYEPKNGLACGLVAGAAGAGHRRGGGGGGAAAAAACRRLQELEAQVKAGRRRLFTQEQQSGRQEEEEEEEEEEALCGEEEEEDEEEEEEEEEEEDAGVLSDQHKCIYKGKSMSLTNFFRIARNTMTMCFNKDPGEAEVEQEYWRIVEQRDCHVAVHHGKVDTSTHGSGFPTGKSEPFSKHGWNLTVLPNNSGSILRHLGAVPGVTIPWLNIGMVFTTSCWSRDQNRLPYIDYLHTGADCIWYSVPAEDKANLDKVVHTLLQANGTPGLDMLEKNIMISPEVLCREGIKVYRTVQRCGEFVVCFPGAFVSKVCCGYNVSETVHFATPHWMDLGYQAAKDLKCRRIAKPFSMEKLLYQIASAESKRDNGLLLNTIAALLKDLRNMEMRQREELFQAGLLSSARYGTHDGSLGPTESRKKPRGKWLPLESSERRCQTCLHLCYLSMVVQETDNVVFCLECALRYVDKHKSCRGLKMMYRYDEEQINSLVNQVCGKALGKSGGGGVGVGGAGGGGGGGGGGLVVVGGDLRHSPSQGVKASPAKRGPRKRATVEVSLSRLSSAHMPKAAAAVS from the exons ctcctcttcctccaggcctCCAGAGTGAACGGGCTGACGCGGGGCTCCACGGCGGGCGCCAAGAAGGGGCGGGACTTCCGGCTGCCAGCCCGAACTGTGAAGAAGTACACGGCCACCGTGTCCAAGGGCCGCGTCACCTACACCAAAGCCAAGCAGAGGGACCTGGGCGAGAAAACCAAACGGCTCAGCAGCAGCAAACACAGCAACGGCAGCGGGGCCGCTGCCCACAATCACAGCCACAATCAGCACAGCCAGCCAGCAGCCGGCCCCCCGCCGGCCCACTCAGGGAGAGCCGCgccggtggcggtggcggcggcggcggcgtccacaGCGCCGGCCCACCACAGCAATGCAAAAACCCGCAAACAGGTGCTAATGTCCAACGGGGGGCTGCTGCACAAGGTGGCCGCGGGCACCCGCCTTAACGGCCGCCTCAACGGGCAGCGCCACAACTACCAGGCCCAGGCTCAGGCGCAGGCCGACAGCCAGGGCCGGGAGGGCCGGGAGGGCCGGGAGGGCCTGCGCCACTCCAAGAGGCGGCTGGAGTCGTcgggcggcagcggcggcggcagcgagGCCAAGAGGTCCGGCGCGGTCGCCGCGAcgaccgccaccaccgccgccgtcgCCGAGGCCAAGAAGGCCAAGCTCCAGGCCCCTCCCCTGGAGACGCGTAGCAACAGCAGCACGGGCCGGAAGGCGGGCCTGCAGGAGAAGGCCGCCGCCCCGTTGGCGCCGGTGACCAACGGACACGCCCCCGAGCCCACCGCCGCCACGGCGCCCTCCGCCCCGGTCGCCCTGCCCTCCACGCCCCCTCCCCGACAgagcccgcccccctcctcaccagCAGCCAGCACGGAGCCAATCAACACGCGGCCCAAGCGGGCGTCGGCGGGCAAGCTGATGTTGATCCGACaagcacagcagcagcagcagagcaggTCTCACGCTCgcagcgcctcctcctcctcctcctcctcgtcctcctcctcttcctcgtcgtcgtcgtcctcctcctcttcctcctcccccgccccggGCCACAACCCGGGGCGCGCCGGCACTACCTCAGACCCCCAGcacccggcggcggcggcctccccctccctctccacctcctccccctcctcctcccggacGGGCCTGCAcgccggcccccccggcccgggGGACCGCGAGCGGGAGTgggagcgggagaaggagctCTCCCGGCAGCAGGAGGGCGAGCCGGACCGCGAGCGCCGGCGGAGCCGCCCCGAGGGCTGGCCGTCGCTGAGCGCGGCGCCCGTCCTCCGGCCGGGCTCGCAGGAGTTCCAGGATCCCCTGGTGTACCTGGCGGCGGTGCGGGAGCGGGCGGAGGGCGCGGGGCTGTGCCGCGTGGTGCCCCCCCCCGACTGGCGGCCCGAGTGCAAGCTGAGCGAGGAGATGCGCTTCGTGACGCAGGTGCAGCGCGTCCACAAGCTGGGCCGGCGCTGGGGGCCCAACGTGCAGCGCCTGGCCTGCATCCGCAAGCACCTCAAGGCCCAGGGCATCCGCATGGACGAGACCCCCGTCATCG gCGGCTGCGAGGTGGACCTGGCCCGCTTCTTCCAGCTGATCAACGACATGGGCGGCATGCAGCAGGTGATGGACCTGAAGAAGTGGAACAAGCTGGCCGACCTGCTGCGCATCCCGCGCTCGGCCCAGGACCGGCTGGCCAAGCTGCAGGAGGCCTACCTGCAGTACCTGCTCTCCTACGACTCGCTGGGCGCGCCCGAGCGCCTGCGGCTGCACGCGCAGGTGCTGCGCGAGAAGCGCAAGCTGGAGGCGCGCCGGGGCCCCCTGGAGGCCCACGCCGACCCCCTGCTGGCGGGGCCCGGCGGGGGCCTGGTGCTGCTGCCGCGCTACGAGCCCAAGAACGGGCTGGCGTGCGGGCTGGTGGCGGGCGCGGCCGGGGCGGGGCaccggcgcggcggcggcggcggcggggcggcggcggcggcggcctgtcGTCGACTGCAGGAGCTGGAGGCGCAGGTGAAGGCGGGACGGCGTCGGCTCTTCACTCAGGAACAGCAGAGCGggcggcaggaggaggaggaggaggaggaagaggaggaggccctgtgtggggaggaggaggaggaggacgaagaagaggaggaggaggaggaggaggaagaggatgcagGTGTTCTCAGTGACCAGCACAAGTGTATTTACAAG GGGAAATCTATGTCTCTGACCAACTTCTTCAGGATAGCTCGGAACACCATGACCATGTGCTTTAACAAGGACCCCGGGGAGGCCGAGGTGGAG CAAGAGTACTGGAGGATCGTGGAGCAGAGAGACTGCCACGtcgcagtgcatcatgggaaggTGGACACCAGTACTCACGGGAGTGGATTCCCAACGGGGAAATCAGAGCCATTTTCAAA ACACGGATGGAACCTCACCGTCCTGCCTAACAACTCTGGATCCATTCTGAGGCATCTGGGTGCTGTACCCG GGGTGACCATTCCCTGGCTGAACATTGGCATGGTCTTTACTACCTCATGCTGGTCTCGAGACCAAAACCGCCTTCCATACATAGATTACCTACACACTGGTGCTGACTGCATTTG GTATTCCGTCCCTGCGGAGGACAAGGCCAACCTGGACAAGGTGGTCCACACTCTGCTCCAGGCCAACGGCACGCCCGGGCTGGACATGCTCGAGAAGAACATCATG ATCTCCCCGGAGGTTCTGTGTCGTGAGGGCATCAAGGTGTACCGCACGGTGCAGCGCTGCGGGGAGTTCGTGGTCTGCTTCCCCGGGGCCTTTGTGTCCAAGGTGTGCTGCGGCTACAACGTGTCGGAGACGGTGCACTTCGCCACGCCGCACTGGATGGACCTGGGCTACCAGGCCGCCAAG GACCTGAAATGCCGGCGCATCGCGAAGCCCTTCTCCATGGAGAAGCTGCTGTACCAGATCGCCTCAGCCGAGTCCAAGAGGGACAACGGCCTCCTGCTCAACACCATCGCTGCCCTACTCAAAGACctcag GAACATGGAGATGCGCCAGCGGGAGGAGCTGTTCCAGGCGGGCCTGCTGTCGTCGGCGCGCTACGGCACCCACGACGGCAGCCTGGGGCCCACCGAGAGCCGCAAGAAGCCGCGCGGGAAGTGGCTACCGCTGGAGTCCTCCGAGAGACGCTGCCAGACCTGCCTGCACCTCTGCTACCTGTCCATG GTGGTCCAGGAGACGGACAACGTGGTCTTCTGTCTGGAGTGTGCGCTGCGCTACGTGGACAAGCACAAGTCCTGCAGGGGCCTCAAGATGATGTACCGATAcgacgag GAGCAAATCAACAGCTTGGTGAACCAGGTGTGCGGCAAGGCCCTGGGGAAGAGCGGCGGAGGCGGCGTGGGGGTCGGTGGAGCaggcgggggtggaggaggaggaggaggcgggctggtggtggtggggggagaccTCCGCCACAGCCCCAGCCAGGGGGTCAAAGCCTCTCCGGCCAAGCGGGGGCCTCGCAAGCGTGCCACGGTGGAGGTGTCCCTCTCTCGCCTCAGCTCCGCCCACATGCCCAAGGCGGCGGCGGCTGTGTCCTGA
- the dtnbp1b gene encoding dystrobrevin binding protein 1b isoform X1, which yields MSSSGGSTDGSQRNSLELDGGAQGQRGPPAEPPGVGGQVKLKRYNLEDNFHHDMEQYLSTGYLQIAERRAPIGSMSSMEVNVDMLEQMDLMDMSDHEAMDVFLHTGGDDNSAASPVTGPDMEPYTTEISLKVPTQAELRHKLSSLSPTCTDSQDTDGGEEEDDGEAEEQGGGGGHSGRSSGSSSRRRRPKEAGGQGRASKEPVGAPLGKN from the exons TGGAGCTGGACGGGGGGGCGCAGGGCCAGCGGGGGCCCCCTGCGGAGCCGCCCGGCGTGGGGGGCCAGGTGAAGCTGAAGAGGTACAACCTGGAGGACAACTTCCACCACGACATGGAGCAGTACCTCTCCACGGGGTACCTGCAGATCGccgagaggagag CGCCGATAGGCAGCATGTCGTCCATGGAGGTGAACGTGGACATGCTGGAGCAGATGGACCTCATGGACATGTCTGACCACGAGGCCATGGACGTGTTCCTGCACACCGGCGGGGACGACAACAGCGCCGCCTCCCCTGTCACAG gCCCTGACATGGAGCCCTACACCACAGAGATCAGCCTGAAGGTGCCAACACAGGCGGAGCTACGTCACaagctctcctccctctcccccacctgcACCGACAGCCAGGACAccgatggaggagaggaggaggacgacggagaggcggaggagcaggggggaggtggaggacacaGCGGGAGGAGcagtggcagtagtagtaggaggaggaggcccaaggaggcgggggggcaggggagagCCAGTAAGGAGCCGGTGGGGGCTCCTCTTGGGAAGAACTGA
- the dtnbp1b gene encoding dystrobrevin binding protein 1b isoform X2 — MSSSGGSTDGSQRNSLELDGGAQGQRGPPAEPPGVGGQVKLKRYNLEDNFHHDMEQYLSTGYLQIAERRGSMSSMEVNVDMLEQMDLMDMSDHEAMDVFLHTGGDDNSAASPVTGPDMEPYTTEISLKVPTQAELRHKLSSLSPTCTDSQDTDGGEEEDDGEAEEQGGGGGHSGRSSGSSSRRRRPKEAGGQGRASKEPVGAPLGKN, encoded by the exons TGGAGCTGGACGGGGGGGCGCAGGGCCAGCGGGGGCCCCCTGCGGAGCCGCCCGGCGTGGGGGGCCAGGTGAAGCTGAAGAGGTACAACCTGGAGGACAACTTCCACCACGACATGGAGCAGTACCTCTCCACGGGGTACCTGCAGATCGccgagaggagag GCAGCATGTCGTCCATGGAGGTGAACGTGGACATGCTGGAGCAGATGGACCTCATGGACATGTCTGACCACGAGGCCATGGACGTGTTCCTGCACACCGGCGGGGACGACAACAGCGCCGCCTCCCCTGTCACAG gCCCTGACATGGAGCCCTACACCACAGAGATCAGCCTGAAGGTGCCAACACAGGCGGAGCTACGTCACaagctctcctccctctcccccacctgcACCGACAGCCAGGACAccgatggaggagaggaggaggacgacggagaggcggaggagcaggggggaggtggaggacacaGCGGGAGGAGcagtggcagtagtagtaggaggaggaggcccaaggaggcgggggggcaggggagagCCAGTAAGGAGCCGGTGGGGGCTCCTCTTGGGAAGAACTGA